The following are encoded in a window of Oncorhynchus keta strain PuntledgeMale-10-30-2019 chromosome 10, Oket_V2, whole genome shotgun sequence genomic DNA:
- the LOC118388991 gene encoding intermediate filament protein ON3-like, which translates to MSFSRTSYTSGGSGMGGGMGGGMGGGTTSIRRSFTSQSMIAPGSTRMSSGSVRRSGAGFGGGMGMGGGSGGGFSYSSSSSAGGYGGGLGAGFGGGMGGGYPITAVTTNQSLLAPLNLEIDPNIQVVRTHEKEQIKTLNNRFASFIDKVRFLEQQNKMLETKWSLLQDQTTTRSNIDAMFEAYISNLRRQLDGLGNEKMKLEGELKNMQGLVEDFKNKYEDEINKRASVENEFVLLKKDVDGAYMNKVELEAKVDALQDEINFLRAVYEAELHELQGQIKDTSVVVEMDNSRNLDMDSIVAEVRAQYEDIANRSRAEAETWYKQKYEEMQSSAGQYGEDLRSTKAEIAEINRMISRLQNEIESVKGQRANLEAQIAEAEERGEMAVKDAKLRIKDLEDALQRAKQDMARQVREYQELMNVKLALDIEIATYRKLLEGEESRISSGGASATIHVQQTSGGNYSAGSSGGFGYGGGSGSYGGGSFGGSSSFGGSSSFGGGSSFGSGGGATITKSVTSTSSSRRF; encoded by the exons ATGAGCTTCAGCAGGACAAGCTACACCAGCGGCGGCAGCGGCATGGGCGGCGGCATGGGCGGCGGCATGGGCGGCGGCACCACCAGCATTCGCAGGAGCTTCACCAGCCAGTCTATGATTGCCCCCGGCTCCACCAGGATGAGCAGCGGATCCGTCCGTCGTTCCGGCGCCGGATTCGGCGGTGGCATGGGCATGGGCGGGGGCAGCGGCGGTGGCTTCAgctacagcagcagcagcagcgcagGTGGCTACGGTGGCGGTCTCGGTGCTGGATTCGGTGGTGGTATGGGTGGCGGATACCCCATCACAGCTGTCACAACCAACCAGAGCCTGCTGGCCCCCCTGAACCTGGAGATCGACCCCAACATCCAGGTGGTCCGCACCCACGAGAAGGAGCAGATCAAGACCCTCAACAACCGCTTCGCGTCCTTCATCGATAAG GTGCGTTTCCTGGAGCAGCAGAACAAGATGCTGGAGACCAAGTGGAGCCTCCTGCAGGACCAGACCACCACCCGCTCCAACATCGACGCCATGTTTGAGGCCTACATCTCCAACCTGCGCAGACAGCTTGATGGTCTGGGCAACGAGAAGATGAAGCTGGAGGGGGAGCTGAAGAACATGCAGGGCCTGGTTGAGGACTTCAAGAACAA GTATGAAGATGAAATCAACAAACGTGCCTCAGTGGAGAACGAGTTTGTCCTGCTGAAGAAG gaCGTTGATGGTGCCTACATGAACAAGGTGGAGCTGGAGGCCAAGGTTGACGCTCTTCAGGATGAGATCAACTTCCTCAGGGCCGTCTACGAGGCG GAGCTGCATGAGCTGCAGGGCCAGATCAAGGACACCTCTGTTGTGGTGGAGATGGACAACAGCCGTAACCTGGACATGGACTCCATCGTGGCTGAAGTGCGCGCCCAGTACGAGGACATCGCCAACCGCAGCAGAGCTGAGGCCGAGACCTGGTACAAGCAGAAG TATGAGGAGATGCAGAGCTCTGCTGGACAGTATGGTGAGGACCTCCGCTCAACCAAGGCTGAGATTGCTGAGATAAACCGCATGATTTCTCGTCTCCAGAATGAGATTGAGTCTGTCAAGGGACAG CGGGCCAACCTTGAAGCTCAGATCGCTGAGGCAGAGGAGCGCGGTGAGATGGCGGTGAAGGACGCCAAGCTCCGCATCAAGGACCTGGAGGATGCCCTCCAGAGAGCCAAGCAGGACATGGCCCGCCAGGTGCGTGAGTACCAGGAGCTGATGAACGTCAAGCTGGCCCTGGACATTGAAATTGCCACCTACAGGAAGCTGCTGGAAGGAGAGGAAAGCAG AATATCCTCCGGTGGTGCGTCTGCAACAATCCATGTGCAGCAGACCTCTGGCGGAA ACTACTCCGCCGGAAGCTCAGGTGGATTTGGCTATGGCGGCGGCAGCGGAAGCTACGGCGGCGGCAGCTTTGGCGGCAGCAGCAGCTTTGGCGGCAGCAGCAGCTTTGGTGGCGGCAGCAGCTTTGGCAGCGGCGGAGGTGCCACCATCACTAAGTCTGTGACATCCACCAGCTCCAGCAGACGTTTCTAG